In one window of Nicotiana tabacum cultivar K326 chromosome 12, ASM71507v2, whole genome shotgun sequence DNA:
- the LOC142167043 gene encoding uncharacterized protein LOC142167043 has protein sequence MQDFIMVEDSELWDVIYDEPFVPMKFVGKVTGTVPKIIKEYNDADRKAIEKNFREKMIPVCGIRSDEYNHISACQSAKEIWEALQTAHEGTTQVKQFKIDMLTTKYELFKMKDDESIQDMHTCFTSIINELHSLGEVILRNKQVWKILSVLPGS, from the coding sequence ATGCAAGACTTCATCATGGTTGAGGACTCAGAGTTGTGGGATGTAATCTATGATGAACCTTTTGTTCCCATGAAATTTGTTGGTAAGGTAACAGGTACagtcccaaaaataataaaagagtatAACGATGCTGATagaaaggctattgagaagaatTTCAGGGAAAAGATGATTCCTGTTTGTGGCATCAGATCAGATGAATACAATCACATCTCAGCTTGTCAGTCTGCTAAAGAGATCTGGGAAGCTCTTCAAACTGCCCATGAGGGAACTACTCAGGTTAAGCAGTTCAAAATTGATATGCTTACTACTAAGTATGAGCTTTTCaagatgaaggatgatgagtccattCAGGATATGCACACATGTTTCACCTCCATTATTAATGAGCTTCACTCCCTTGGAGAAGTCATCCTAAGAAACAAGCAGGTCTGGAAAATACTCAGTGTTTTACCAGGTTCCTGA